One window from the genome of Cyclobacterium amurskyense encodes:
- a CDS encoding sulfotransferase family 2 domain-containing protein encodes MIISHSHKFISFAIPKTGTHAVRFALRPFLEVGDEEQVALFHHSKLQTGDFKKRKNGHITALEIKPHLSPEIWTSYLKFAFMRNPYERFVSACFFKHPLLSKEYTNVTKCRAYMKLLIQRESNQTSLFFRPQCDYITGEHNEILVDFIGQTENMEKDLKSVFSRLNLPFKSPEKINSSNHLPYRSYYDEELQSLISHFYKKDFDLFKIDDLKKI; translated from the coding sequence ATGATCATAAGCCATAGCCATAAATTTATTTCTTTTGCCATACCTAAGACAGGTACTCATGCTGTTCGTTTTGCCCTAAGACCTTTTCTGGAAGTTGGAGACGAAGAACAGGTAGCACTTTTTCACCATTCAAAATTACAAACGGGGGATTTTAAGAAGCGCAAAAATGGGCATATCACTGCACTTGAGATCAAACCTCACTTAAGTCCGGAAATATGGACCAGCTATCTAAAATTTGCTTTTATGCGTAACCCTTATGAAAGGTTTGTTTCTGCTTGCTTTTTTAAACACCCATTACTATCCAAAGAATATACCAATGTAACCAAATGCAGGGCATATATGAAATTATTGATTCAGAGAGAATCAAATCAAACCAGTCTTTTCTTTAGACCTCAATGTGATTATATCACAGGTGAACATAATGAAATTTTAGTTGATTTTATTGGCCAAACCGAAAACATGGAAAAAGACCTTAAAAGTGTTTTTTCAAGGCTAAATTTACCTTTTAAGTCACCAGAAAAAATCAATTCGTCCAATCATCTCCCCTATAGGTCTTATTATGACGAAGAGTTACAGTCTTTAATCAGTCATTTTTATAAAAAGGATTTTGATTTGTTTAAAATTGACGATTTAAAAAAAATTTAG
- a CDS encoding ABC transporter ATP-binding protein: MVKFKNKWCSGKAWFLSFGKDFYKALQLTFRVSPNNTLLQFFFQILVAILPVGILYATKSLFDEIMSLDRDFEQVMFWLIALGLGQLLVNLIQQLLSYLGQIQQQKITDHTIGLMLEKSIAIPFSYFEDDKYHDNVHLAQKQALYKLPLILQHFQVLFTNVLSLLFLMAYFFTLITTYAWIILLVVLPLAIVKWYNGYVLHRLEKKLVPMERQAAYYHQILTSTTHAKELRTLNFGQSFIKRFSKIRKHIFTKKEALQQKLLRYSLLAESLEVIALFIVLFGVVQQAFLETIAISLLVVYIQGLQRIQSNLKGFLLALVNLFHQRIFLRDLFKFFELAETVEKPSSTPFPDKDFSIKIKNLSFSYGKNFPEVLNNINMTLPMGKMIGLVGANGSGKSTLVKLISGLYNAQEGDIIIGNHKLQEINPTDFRKKTVFLFQDFQKYFLSIKEIISIGDDENAINTDRLDTSIFDANADTFIDQLKNGVDTKMGRIFFEGQELSGGQWQKLAIARAFYRNASIVVLDEPTSALDALSENHIFEQLRRVAADKVILLITHRLYNLKECDHIYVVDEGKIAQEGNFSQLASEQGIFQNLYQQQRF; the protein is encoded by the coding sequence TTGGTAAAATTTAAAAACAAATGGTGTTCAGGTAAAGCATGGTTTTTATCGTTTGGCAAGGATTTTTACAAGGCCTTACAACTTACTTTTAGGGTAAGCCCTAATAATACACTTTTACAATTTTTCTTTCAAATATTGGTAGCCATCTTACCTGTGGGGATCTTATATGCCACTAAATCCCTTTTTGATGAAATCATGTCGTTGGACAGGGATTTTGAGCAGGTAATGTTCTGGTTGATTGCTTTAGGACTGGGGCAACTATTGGTTAACCTTATTCAACAATTGCTTTCCTATCTCGGACAAATTCAACAGCAGAAAATTACCGACCACACCATAGGCTTGATGCTGGAAAAATCGATTGCCATACCCTTTTCTTATTTTGAGGATGACAAGTACCATGACAATGTTCACCTTGCCCAGAAGCAAGCTTTGTATAAATTGCCCTTAATCTTACAACATTTTCAAGTCTTGTTCACCAATGTTCTTAGCTTGCTGTTCTTAATGGCTTATTTTTTTACACTTATCACCACTTACGCATGGATTATTTTATTGGTGGTTTTACCTTTAGCCATTGTGAAATGGTACAATGGCTATGTCTTGCATCGTTTGGAGAAGAAATTGGTTCCAATGGAACGTCAGGCAGCCTATTATCATCAGATACTGACTTCTACAACACATGCCAAGGAATTAAGAACCTTAAACTTTGGGCAGTCTTTTATCAAACGATTTAGCAAAATAAGAAAGCATATATTCACCAAGAAAGAAGCACTTCAGCAAAAATTGCTTCGCTACAGCCTGCTGGCAGAAAGTCTTGAGGTTATCGCTCTTTTTATAGTTTTATTTGGAGTGGTCCAACAAGCATTTCTGGAAACCATTGCCATTAGTTTATTGGTAGTCTATATACAGGGACTTCAAAGAATTCAATCCAACCTAAAGGGTTTTCTTCTCGCCCTGGTCAATTTATTTCACCAAAGAATTTTTCTCAGAGACCTTTTTAAATTTTTTGAGCTTGCTGAAACAGTAGAAAAACCTTCTAGTACCCCTTTCCCAGACAAAGATTTCAGTATTAAGATCAAAAACCTGAGTTTTTCTTATGGAAAAAATTTTCCAGAGGTACTCAATAACATAAATATGACGCTACCTATGGGTAAAATGATAGGTTTGGTGGGAGCCAATGGTTCAGGTAAATCAACGCTGGTGAAACTAATTTCTGGTTTATACAATGCTCAGGAAGGCGATATTATTATAGGCAACCATAAACTCCAGGAAATAAATCCTACTGATTTTAGAAAGAAAACAGTTTTTCTTTTCCAGGACTTTCAAAAATACTTTCTATCCATAAAAGAAATTATTTCCATAGGAGATGATGAGAATGCTATCAATACAGATCGGTTGGATACATCCATCTTTGATGCCAATGCGGATACCTTTATAGACCAACTGAAAAATGGAGTTGATACAAAAATGGGGAGAATTTTCTTTGAAGGGCAGGAACTGAGTGGTGGGCAATGGCAAAAACTCGCCATTGCAAGGGCATTTTACCGGAATGCATCCATTGTGGTTTTAGATGAACCTACCAGCGCATTAGATGCCCTTTCAGAAAACCACATCTTCGAACAACTTAGACGTGTTGCGGCCGATAAGGTTATTTTATTGATCACCCATCGTTTGTATAATTTAAAAGAATGCGATCACATATATGTTGTAGATGAAGGAAAAATAGCTCAAGAGGGTAATTTCAGCCAATTGGCCAGTGAGCAAGGTATTTTTCAAAACCTCTATCAACAACAAAGGTTTTAA
- a CDS encoding lasso peptide biosynthesis B2 protein, with the protein MKLYDFKLIFLAFTYSAFIRFLMCFVKFNQYEKLLGTRNHKSPIVQPRPDELVHIDRIQKIIYSVNKYTPWEGKCMVKALSAKWLLASKGIKSTLYFGISPDRNPNKPPKLLAHAWLKVGDEFISGRKGHRRYKVVNFYS; encoded by the coding sequence GTGAAATTATACGATTTCAAATTAATATTTTTGGCCTTTACTTACAGTGCTTTTATTAGGTTTCTGATGTGCTTCGTCAAATTTAACCAGTATGAAAAGCTGTTAGGTACAAGAAATCATAAATCACCAATAGTCCAACCTAGGCCGGATGAGTTAGTGCATATTGATCGAATTCAAAAGATTATTTACAGCGTCAATAAATACACTCCCTGGGAAGGTAAATGCATGGTCAAGGCTCTTTCTGCAAAGTGGCTGTTGGCAAGTAAGGGAATAAAAAGTACGTTGTATTTTGGTATATCGCCCGATAGAAATCCAAACAAGCCACCCAAACTCCTCGCACATGCCTGGTTAAAAGTAGGAGATGAATTTATATCAGGGAGAAAAGGGCACCGCAGGTATAAAGTGGTTAATTTTTATAGTTGA
- a CDS encoding aspartyl/asparaginyl beta-hydroxylase domain-containing protein codes for MEKNSNKTNSVRVLGEVDVLPLLQLLPELMQQWDTDAAINPNKKYSLAQVNHINFRWSNKKSDPVDYFDLPLWEKYRSILLPIMKQAVKPFGYKSGYFPRVMFAKMQPGTIIPEHIDGNTRGWIPHKIHVPIITNPDVAFTIRGVSYNFTKGTAVEVDNSGLHGVKNTGITARIHFIFEYLDGAINKIPQNDLA; via the coding sequence ATGGAAAAAAACAGCAATAAGACAAATTCAGTAAGGGTGCTTGGAGAAGTGGATGTTTTACCTTTGTTACAGCTCCTTCCTGAACTAATGCAACAATGGGATACCGACGCAGCCATCAATCCCAACAAGAAATATTCTTTGGCCCAGGTGAACCATATTAATTTCCGTTGGAGCAATAAAAAAAGTGATCCAGTAGACTATTTTGACTTGCCTTTATGGGAGAAATACCGAAGTATCTTACTCCCCATCATGAAACAAGCTGTTAAGCCCTTTGGTTACAAATCAGGCTATTTCCCCAGGGTAATGTTTGCCAAAATGCAACCCGGAACCATTATTCCAGAGCATATAGACGGAAATACCAGAGGCTGGATCCCTCATAAAATCCATGTTCCAATTATCACCAATCCAGATGTGGCTTTTACCATTCGTGGTGTTTCCTATAATTTCACCAAAGGAACAGCGGTAGAAGTAGACAATTCAGGATTGCATGGCGTAAAAAACACCGGAATAACAGCCAGAATTCATTTTATTTTTGAATATTTAGACGGCGCGATTAATAAGATTCCTCAAAATGATTTGGCTTGA
- a CDS encoding tryptophan halogenase family protein translates to MQDFKDVRDIGVIGGGTAGYFTALYLKKKFGDKNITVIESSKIPIIGVGEASTPLLLKFIHSILGFSVHEFFNATKPTLKLGVKFNWGRKEDKHYLNPFGRMDTIASLRYKQSLDYTSLTTRMMAADKAPFISRNGEVLPIKVKSGMAYHIDNELLVKYLKEKIQLAKINHIDAKIEKTFLKKNNSDIDYLQTDQQKELKFDMYFDCTGFSSYLLGKALKSNWVDYGDSLMTNSAILGKASHTNGIKPYTTASTLNHGWLWETPTQRENHLGYVYSDKFCSAEEARSELRKYCPEINDEKVIRFKSGRYEKSWSGNTIAIGNAFAFVEPLESTGLHMIILQLEKFEKYLKNEKNLEAAQARYNSKINRSWDYIKWFIALHFKYNEKKDTPFWKMVREHTDLSGIQDYLNYYKKNGPVFFNENNVLNQQLKNTIFGTFSFDLVMLGSGFGWEHIVDNQPQISAAEKIITFNEKVVANALSHEESLIYLENNLSFCFR, encoded by the coding sequence ATGCAAGATTTTAAAGATGTAAGAGATATTGGGGTAATTGGAGGAGGTACTGCAGGCTATTTTACGGCACTGTATCTAAAAAAAAAATTTGGCGATAAAAATATCACAGTTATAGAGAGCTCAAAAATCCCAATAATAGGTGTTGGGGAAGCGAGTACTCCTCTACTTCTGAAATTTATTCACAGCATCTTGGGATTTTCAGTTCACGAATTTTTCAACGCCACCAAACCAACCTTAAAATTAGGTGTAAAATTTAATTGGGGAAGAAAAGAGGACAAGCATTACTTAAATCCTTTTGGTAGAATGGATACTATTGCTTCTTTAAGATACAAGCAAAGCTTGGATTATACTTCACTTACTACCCGAATGATGGCGGCCGATAAAGCTCCTTTTATCAGCAGAAATGGAGAGGTCCTACCCATAAAAGTCAAAAGCGGCATGGCTTATCATATTGATAACGAGCTACTTGTTAAATACCTTAAAGAAAAAATTCAACTTGCCAAAATAAATCATATAGATGCTAAAATTGAAAAAACATTCCTTAAAAAAAACAACAGCGATATAGATTATTTACAAACGGATCAACAGAAAGAGTTGAAATTCGACATGTATTTTGATTGTACAGGATTTTCCAGCTATTTATTGGGCAAAGCCTTAAAATCCAACTGGGTGGACTATGGAGATAGCTTAATGACTAACTCAGCCATCTTAGGTAAAGCTAGCCATACAAATGGAATAAAACCTTATACCACAGCCTCAACCCTGAATCACGGTTGGCTTTGGGAAACCCCTACACAAAGAGAAAATCATTTGGGCTATGTTTATTCTGATAAATTTTGCTCAGCAGAGGAAGCCAGAAGTGAATTGAGAAAATATTGTCCAGAGATAAATGATGAAAAAGTAATCCGTTTCAAATCGGGGCGATACGAAAAAAGTTGGTCAGGCAATACCATAGCCATAGGTAATGCTTTCGCTTTCGTAGAGCCTCTGGAATCTACAGGTCTGCATATGATTATCCTTCAGCTGGAAAAGTTTGAAAAATACCTGAAAAATGAAAAAAACCTTGAAGCAGCACAAGCCAGATATAATTCTAAAATTAATAGATCCTGGGACTATATTAAATGGTTTATAGCCCTTCACTTTAAGTACAATGAAAAAAAAGACACTCCCTTTTGGAAAATGGTTAGGGAACATACAGATTTGTCAGGCATTCAGGATTATTTGAATTACTATAAAAAAAATGGCCCTGTATTTTTTAATGAAAACAATGTTTTAAATCAACAATTAAAGAATACTATATTTGGCACTTTTTCTTTCGACTTGGTCATGCTTGGAAGTGGATTCGGGTGGGAACATATAGTGGACAACCAACCTCAAATCAGTGCAGCA
- a CDS encoding glycosyltransferase family 8 protein, translating into MRYVLVTVCSPEFFLGTKVLIQSFLKENSWYEGEIIVINDGLTSYQKNELEERFNVSFVEIGAGLNDKITHLIKVFPHFHHFKSRFYSLECFSFQNYDKILFCDSDLLCTGDIRRLYENEENFSAAWDYRKIMGYVRHQDSFMFSKPEFVPEKFKEFFISGLFNTGVMAIGATLVKQNAYQRILYELIPETYEKIKTGHTDTVVLNKLFLDQVTWLDQNYNAYWPITSNMATVEGFIHFIGKQKPWSANIDHKNKWVRKWWEYANE; encoded by the coding sequence ATGCGCTATGTTCTGGTTACTGTATGTTCTCCTGAGTTTTTTTTAGGTACAAAAGTGCTTATACAATCCTTTTTAAAAGAGAATTCATGGTATGAGGGAGAAATAATTGTTATTAATGACGGACTAACAAGTTATCAAAAAAATGAATTGGAAGAAAGATTCAATGTTTCATTTGTTGAGATCGGTGCGGGTTTGAATGATAAAATCACCCATTTAATTAAAGTATTTCCTCATTTTCATCATTTTAAATCTAGGTTTTATTCGTTAGAATGTTTTTCTTTTCAAAATTACGACAAAATTTTATTTTGCGACAGTGATTTACTTTGTACAGGTGACATTAGGAGGCTTTATGAGAATGAGGAAAATTTCTCTGCAGCCTGGGATTATCGTAAAATCATGGGTTATGTTCGGCACCAAGATTCCTTTATGTTCTCAAAACCTGAATTCGTTCCAGAAAAGTTTAAAGAATTTTTCATTTCAGGACTCTTCAATACAGGGGTAATGGCCATTGGAGCCACCTTGGTTAAACAAAATGCCTATCAACGAATATTGTATGAATTAATTCCAGAAACCTATGAGAAGATAAAAACAGGGCATACGGATACAGTGGTTTTAAATAAATTGTTCTTGGATCAGGTGACATGGTTGGATCAAAATTACAATGCCTATTGGCCTATAACTTCAAATATGGCAACGGTTGAAGGTTTTATTCATTTTATTGGGAAACAAAAACCTTGGTCTGCAAATATAGACCATAAGAATAAATGGGTTCGTAAATGGTGGGAGTATGCCAATGAATAA
- a CDS encoding sulfotransferase family 2 domain-containing protein — protein sequence MIISHKHRFIFIKTNKTAGTSFEIALSSICGPKDILTPISPKDERVRAFLGYCGPQNYQNKDVLFRAHTSASSIKKNIAPEIWETYFKFCFERNPWDKVISHYYWRGGEIKYKGLDTYLEAGELGKIKAFSQYAYGDKILVDKIYKFEQLNQAVIALKQRLELPESFRLPDYKAKSGFRKYQADYRTFYTKQQQELIGKTFKREINLMGYQF from the coding sequence ATGATCATTAGCCATAAACACCGGTTTATTTTTATAAAAACAAATAAAACAGCAGGAACGTCTTTTGAAATAGCCTTATCTTCTATTTGCGGTCCAAAAGATATTTTGACACCTATTTCACCAAAAGACGAAAGGGTAAGGGCCTTTTTGGGTTATTGTGGTCCTCAAAATTACCAAAATAAAGATGTATTATTTCGTGCGCACACTTCCGCATCCTCTATTAAGAAGAATATAGCGCCTGAAATCTGGGAAACCTATTTTAAATTTTGCTTTGAGAGAAATCCATGGGACAAGGTAATTTCCCACTACTATTGGAGAGGAGGAGAAATAAAATACAAAGGATTGGATACGTATCTTGAAGCGGGGGAATTGGGGAAAATCAAAGCCTTTTCTCAATATGCTTATGGCGATAAAATATTGGTAGATAAGATTTATAAATTTGAACAATTGAATCAGGCCGTTATAGCCCTTAAGCAACGTTTGGAATTGCCAGAATCGTTTCGTTTACCTGATTATAAAGCCAAATCAGGTTTTAGAAAATACCAGGCAGATTACAGGACTTTTTACACTAAACAACAACAAGAATTAATTGGAAAAACATTCAAGCGAGAAATCAATTTAATGGGATATCAATTTTAA
- a CDS encoding phosphoenolpyruvate carboxykinase (ATP) — protein sequence MSYLYTVFGIPIRSEIVLPAFQPLVDNGTENDTIVVKIGKTDGLFSQSITTTRAMCRFNADEFLYEMPKVGKYFVKNGNEIIIQPLTDNMDSVLVFFYSNALAAALFQRNKLLIHASGIIDKNGKVWLFVAPSRVGKSTTALMLHQLGYPLFSDDIVMFHNTANKNMVTPSYPMIRIWQNTLEAQTVFDQESIYQIRPAVEKYGVLFHDTFDPSPREIAGLVFLKIGEEKIEITDLNGKEGFGYLNDNFYRKQWLSGMGKNNLKFKDLTYLAKNTSFWLASRPREMTSFKDFAEAIDKQIISKNG from the coding sequence ATGAGTTATTTATACACCGTTTTTGGTATTCCCATAAGGTCGGAGATTGTGCTACCCGCCTTCCAACCTTTAGTGGACAATGGAACTGAAAACGACACTATTGTTGTAAAGATTGGTAAAACGGATGGTTTATTCTCCCAGTCAATAACCACTACCCGGGCAATGTGTAGATTCAATGCCGATGAATTTTTATATGAGATGCCAAAAGTTGGGAAATATTTTGTTAAAAACGGCAATGAAATAATTATTCAGCCACTGACTGATAACATGGATTCCGTCTTGGTTTTTTTCTATTCCAATGCACTGGCCGCAGCTCTTTTTCAAAGAAACAAACTACTCATCCATGCCTCCGGTATAATCGATAAAAACGGTAAAGTTTGGCTTTTTGTGGCCCCTTCCAGAGTGGGAAAATCCACTACTGCCTTAATGCTGCATCAGCTTGGCTACCCCCTCTTCTCTGATGACATAGTAATGTTTCATAATACGGCCAATAAAAACATGGTCACTCCCTCCTACCCCATGATCCGTATATGGCAAAACACCCTTGAAGCGCAAACTGTTTTTGACCAAGAAAGCATTTACCAGATACGCCCTGCCGTAGAAAAATACGGTGTTCTGTTTCATGACACATTTGATCCTAGCCCCAGAGAAATTGCAGGCCTTGTTTTCTTAAAAATTGGAGAGGAAAAAATTGAAATTACCGATCTTAATGGCAAAGAAGGTTTTGGGTATTTAAATGATAACTTTTACCGAAAACAATGGCTTAGCGGAATGGGAAAGAATAATTTAAAATTCAAGGACCTTACTTATTTAGCAAAAAACACCTCTTTCTGGCTGGCTTCAAGACCTAGAGAAATGACAAGCTTTAAAGATTTTGCCGAGGCTATCGATAAGCAAATCATTTCAAAAAATGGCTGA
- a CDS encoding tryptophan 7-halogenase translates to MTALKDIQTIGVIGGGTAGYLTALFLNKKFKYKRITLIESSKIPIIGVG, encoded by the coding sequence ATAACAGCATTAAAAGACATACAAACCATTGGCGTAATTGGGGGAGGCACCGCAGGTTATTTAACGGCATTGTTTCTTAATAAAAAATTCAAGTATAAGCGCATTACACTTATAGAAAGTTCCAAGATACCTATTATAGGCGTCGGATAA
- a CDS encoding sulfotransferase — protein MNKPKVFCVGFHKTGTTSIGKALEALGLKNVHGAGLIRSAVGDRRMMEMLFREDYELFFKLAESYDSFNDNPWFKIYKTLDQHFPNSKFILTLREEKEWYESAVRYFGKSSSAMRLWLYGKGNPHENRERFVNVYRKHNLEVQDYFTHRPSDLLVLPLNELNKMNKITSFLGLPENGIVFPHYNKGHDH, from the coding sequence ATGAATAAGCCTAAAGTATTTTGTGTTGGTTTTCACAAGACGGGAACTACGTCAATCGGGAAAGCTCTGGAAGCATTGGGGCTAAAGAATGTTCATGGTGCTGGTTTGATTAGGAGTGCCGTTGGAGATAGACGGATGATGGAAATGCTTTTTAGAGAAGATTATGAATTGTTTTTTAAATTGGCTGAAAGTTATGATTCATTTAATGACAACCCATGGTTTAAAATTTACAAAACCCTCGACCAGCACTTTCCGAATAGTAAATTTATACTGACCTTGAGGGAGGAAAAAGAATGGTACGAAAGTGCGGTTAGGTATTTTGGAAAGTCAAGTTCAGCCATGAGGCTTTGGCTCTATGGCAAAGGAAACCCGCATGAAAACAGAGAAAGGTTTGTGAATGTTTACAGGAAACACAATCTTGAAGTACAAGATTATTTTACACATCGACCTTCTGATTTATTGGTGTTACCCCTTAATGAATTGAACAAAATGAATAAAATTACCAGTTTTTTGGGTTTGCCCGAAAACGGAATTGTATTCCCACATTACAATAAAGGTCATGATCATTAG
- a CDS encoding sulfotransferase domain-containing protein, with protein MAEPNIIWLASYPKSGNTWFRAFLSAFFNDGQVNLCNLNHGKLWYSNKRLPELYLDTCLDDLHIDELQPLRKLAYSELNKSLKEPLFVKIHDAFNSSFESQNPIIPEVSSRHIIYIVRNPLDVALSFANHKAVSYEKIARQFINNEKGYLSKKNNSSHEIYQFMGSWTQHVEGWLNQKKIPVHLVKYEDMKNKPYETFPFALKTLGIPYNTAKIEKAITACSFENLKQQEEKFGFFEKPSSNKVFFNKGETGRGLKEIPPHLVNEIINKNKKMMARLGYL; from the coding sequence ATGGCTGAACCAAATATCATATGGTTAGCCTCCTACCCGAAATCAGGAAATACATGGTTTAGGGCATTTTTGAGTGCTTTTTTCAATGATGGACAAGTGAACCTCTGCAATTTGAACCATGGGAAACTTTGGTATTCGAATAAACGATTGCCCGAACTATATTTAGACACCTGCTTGGATGATCTTCACATAGATGAACTACAGCCGTTACGAAAGCTCGCGTATAGTGAATTGAATAAATCTCTGAAAGAACCCCTATTTGTTAAAATTCACGATGCCTTTAACTCTTCCTTTGAAAGTCAAAACCCTATCATTCCTGAAGTTTCTAGCCGACATATCATTTATATTGTAAGAAATCCACTTGATGTGGCCCTTTCTTTTGCCAACCATAAAGCTGTATCTTATGAAAAGATCGCAAGGCAGTTTATAAACAATGAAAAAGGATATTTATCCAAAAAAAACAACTCCTCTCATGAAATTTACCAGTTTATGGGCTCCTGGACCCAACATGTAGAAGGATGGCTTAATCAAAAGAAAATCCCTGTCCATCTGGTGAAATATGAAGACATGAAAAATAAACCTTACGAAACTTTTCCTTTTGCATTGAAAACTTTAGGTATCCCATATAATACAGCAAAAATAGAGAAAGCCATTACTGCTTGCTCTTTTGAAAATTTAAAACAACAAGAAGAAAAGTTTGGCTTTTTCGAGAAGCCTTCAAGTAATAAAGTTTTTTTCAATAAGGGAGAAACTGGACGAGGACTAAAGGAGATACCTCCCCATTTGGTGAATGAAATTATTAATAAAAACAAAAAAATGATGGCTAGATTGGGCTATCTGTGA